In Burkholderia sp. NRF60-BP8, a single window of DNA contains:
- a CDS encoding YciI family protein: MYVIDIHYTASLERIDDALERHRAYLQPQFDKGIFIAAGPKVPREGGVILAARIDRDALDAILETDPFVTEGLATYRVTEFRITRAASGFNVPALP, translated from the coding sequence ATGTACGTCATCGACATCCACTACACCGCGTCGCTCGAGCGCATCGACGACGCGCTCGAACGCCACCGCGCGTACCTGCAGCCGCAGTTCGACAAGGGCATCTTCATCGCGGCGGGGCCGAAGGTGCCGCGCGAAGGCGGCGTGATCCTCGCGGCCCGCATCGATCGCGACGCGCTCGACGCGATCCTCGAGACCGACCCGTTCGTCACCGAGGGGCTCGCCACGTATCGCGTGACGGAATTCCGGATCACGCGCGCCGCCTCCGGCTTCAACGTGCCGGCGCTGCCGTAA